Proteins co-encoded in one Paracrocinitomix mangrovi genomic window:
- the recJ gene encoding single-stranded-DNA-specific exonuclease RecJ encodes MNKRWVFKAAPERESVAKLIEEVGVSRPLAVIMAQRGIQNFDEAKAFFRPEISDLHDPFLMEGMEAAVNRIEQAIAANENILIYGDYDVDGTSSVALVYSYLTRTYEQVGYYIPDRYAEGYGVSEQGIEFASDNSFSLIIALDCGTKAVDLIAKAKEEGIDFIVCDHHTPGRELPDAILLNPKQEACNYPYKELCGCGIGFKLVQGIQQSRGEDFDEIYDLLDLVMVAIGADIVPITGENRILAYYGLHVLNNNPRIGFKQLLMLANKTGELSVTDVVFTIAPRINAAGRIDSGNKAVELLLADTVDEVEEISLLINQHNEVRKGLDKDITNQALEMIANDPALLNAKSTVVFNEGWHKGVVGIVASRLTENYYRPTIVLTESNGMAVGSARSVKGFNVYDAIDECSDLLEQFGGHFYAAGLTLPLENIEAFRNKFESVVSNYITKKQLTPEIEIDCEIDFRDIFLEQRGGIPRFYRVMKQLAPFGPGNMRPVFVTRNVKDAGGSRVLKDEHLKLSLKQDEYSDITVNAIAFGMAEWYNALQYGAIDIVYTIEENNWNGNVSLQLVIKDIKESKPPL; translated from the coding sequence ATGAATAAAAGATGGGTATTCAAAGCAGCACCCGAGCGGGAGTCAGTTGCCAAATTAATTGAAGAAGTAGGAGTTTCAAGACCCTTAGCCGTGATCATGGCGCAAAGGGGAATTCAAAATTTTGACGAGGCAAAAGCCTTTTTTAGGCCCGAAATTTCAGATCTGCATGACCCATTTTTAATGGAGGGTATGGAAGCTGCAGTCAATAGAATTGAACAGGCTATTGCAGCCAATGAAAATATTTTGATTTATGGTGATTATGATGTAGACGGAACCTCTTCTGTAGCACTTGTGTACAGTTATTTAACCAGAACCTATGAACAGGTTGGATATTATATTCCGGATAGATATGCAGAGGGATATGGGGTTTCTGAACAGGGAATTGAATTTGCATCTGACAACAGTTTCTCCTTAATTATCGCATTGGATTGTGGGACTAAAGCTGTTGATCTCATTGCCAAAGCCAAAGAAGAAGGAATAGATTTTATAGTATGTGATCATCACACCCCGGGAAGAGAATTACCTGATGCCATTTTACTCAATCCTAAACAAGAAGCTTGCAATTATCCATACAAAGAACTTTGTGGATGTGGAATAGGATTTAAACTAGTGCAGGGAATTCAGCAATCCAGAGGAGAGGATTTTGATGAAATATATGATTTGTTGGATTTAGTGATGGTAGCCATTGGAGCCGACATTGTTCCCATTACCGGCGAAAACAGAATTTTGGCTTATTACGGTTTGCATGTTCTCAATAATAATCCCCGAATTGGTTTTAAGCAACTTTTAATGTTGGCCAACAAAACAGGAGAGTTATCTGTGACGGATGTGGTATTTACCATTGCTCCCAGAATAAATGCAGCAGGTAGAATTGATTCAGGTAATAAAGCTGTTGAATTGTTATTGGCGGATACAGTTGATGAAGTTGAAGAAATTAGTCTTCTAATAAATCAACACAACGAGGTAAGAAAAGGACTTGACAAGGATATTACCAATCAGGCACTTGAAATGATTGCCAATGATCCGGCATTATTAAATGCCAAATCAACAGTTGTTTTTAATGAAGGATGGCACAAAGGAGTTGTTGGAATTGTTGCTTCCAGATTGACGGAAAATTACTACAGACCAACAATTGTCTTAACCGAGTCTAATGGAATGGCAGTAGGCTCTGCAAGATCTGTTAAAGGTTTTAATGTGTATGACGCAATAGATGAATGTTCAGATTTATTGGAACAATTTGGCGGACATTTTTACGCAGCAGGATTAACACTTCCTTTAGAAAATATTGAAGCTTTTAGAAATAAGTTTGAATCTGTAGTAAGCAATTATATTACAAAAAAACAATTGACACCTGAAATTGAAATTGACTGTGAAATTGATTTTAGAGATATTTTTCTTGAGCAAAGAGGAGGAATTCCAAGATTTTATCGGGTGATGAAACAACTGGCTCCCTTTGGACCCGGCAATATGCGACCTGTTTTTGTTACAAGAAATGTGAAGGATGCAGGTGGATCACGTGTATTAAAAGATGAACATCTAAAATTATCTTTAAAGCAAGATGAATACTCAGATATTACTGTAAATGCAATAGCCTTTGGAATGGCCGAATGGTATAATGCACTTCAGTATGGCGCTATTGACATTGTCTACACAATTGAAGAAAACAACTGGAATGGTAATGTCAGCTTACAGTTGGTAATAAAGGACATTAAAGAAAGTAAACCTCCTTTGTAA
- a CDS encoding DUF6498-containing protein: MIKVSSLKRTSVYSIVGMNVIIILLAIIMKWTLFDLLFAYWVENLSVGIFNIMKMIKSQGGIDDSSEGSAVPAGCLKIFMVPFFLVHFFGFCFGHLLAILSLYSGQLNGWDGHIPDIINYIDPSTFLIAFVMTMISHGVSFATNFIGKKEYEKATIVKLMFAPYKRIVLVHLVIIAGAFLLVAKGDIQSVLLLIPFFAAKLILDIILHLREHRETAI, encoded by the coding sequence ATGATCAAGGTTTCTAGCCTAAAAAGAACATCTGTCTACTCTATTGTAGGGATGAACGTAATCATTATTCTTTTGGCCATTATAATGAAATGGACCCTCTTTGATTTGCTTTTTGCTTATTGGGTGGAAAACTTATCTGTTGGGATCTTTAACATCATGAAAATGATAAAATCTCAAGGCGGAATTGATGATAGTTCAGAAGGCTCTGCTGTTCCGGCAGGATGTTTGAAAATTTTCATGGTTCCATTTTTCCTGGTGCATTTTTTTGGATTTTGTTTCGGACATTTATTGGCTATTTTGTCCTTGTATTCGGGACAATTAAATGGATGGGACGGTCATATTCCGGACATTATCAACTACATTGATCCATCTACTTTTTTAATAGCTTTTGTTATGACCATGATCTCTCATGGTGTGAGTTTTGCCACCAACTTTATTGGTAAAAAGGAATATGAAAAAGCTACAATTGTAAAACTTATGTTTGCTCCTTACAAGAGAATTGTTTTGGTGCATTTGGTAATCATTGCAGGCGCCTTTTTATTGGTAGCCAAGGGAGATATTCAATCAGTGTTATTATTAATTCCATTTTTCGCAGCAAAATTGATCCTAGACATCATTCTTCATTTGCGCGAGCATAGAGAAACAGCGATATGA
- a CDS encoding DUF3667 domain-containing protein produces MDCKNCGYSNNVEDKFCANCGQKNLENLSLKVLLGELANAYLSWDSKLFRTLGPLFTKPGFVSLKYIDGKRKSYVAPLRMYIFCSVLFFLTLSFFGGQNNEDSMFQIQMGEEIEAYSKDELILMIENDELEQIPSVANVENDFWRHMTKQSIRINVESGSFMAYLRNNISFMFFLFIPVFGLVLKLFFRKKDMYYIEHIIYGLYFHSFIFLIQLLSFVGMKLTANGLPLLIGYLGIVVYLVFGLKRFYNIPYSVSVLKTIFITLVYLLLFLAFAAVTIGWTVYLY; encoded by the coding sequence ATGGACTGTAAGAATTGTGGATATAGCAATAATGTAGAAGACAAGTTTTGTGCAAACTGTGGTCAAAAAAACCTGGAGAATTTATCTCTGAAGGTACTTTTAGGTGAGTTGGCCAATGCTTATTTGTCTTGGGATTCTAAGCTTTTTAGAACATTAGGACCGTTATTTACCAAGCCTGGATTTGTCTCTTTAAAGTACATTGATGGAAAGCGTAAATCGTATGTTGCTCCATTGAGAATGTACATTTTCTGTTCTGTTTTATTCTTTTTAACCCTTTCTTTTTTTGGTGGACAAAACAATGAAGACAGCATGTTCCAAATTCAAATGGGTGAAGAAATTGAGGCTTATTCAAAAGATGAACTGATTTTGATGATTGAAAATGATGAATTAGAGCAAATTCCTTCTGTTGCTAATGTTGAGAACGATTTTTGGAGACATATGACCAAACAATCTATTCGAATTAATGTAGAATCAGGTTCGTTTATGGCTTATTTGAGAAACAACATTTCATTTATGTTTTTCTTATTCATACCTGTATTTGGATTGGTGTTAAAGCTGTTTTTCAGAAAGAAAGATATGTACTACATTGAGCATATCATTTACGGATTATATTTTCATTCTTTTATATTTCTGATTCAGCTGCTTTCATTTGTAGGAATGAAGCTTACCGCTAACGGATTACCATTGCTAATTGGATACCTGGGTATTGTGGTTTATTTGGTGTTTGGTTTAAAACGATTCTATAATATCCCTTATTCCGTTTCAGTTCTTAAAACGATATTCATTACTCTGGTTTATCTTTTATTGTTTTTGGCATTTGCAGCCGTAACAATAGGGTGGACGGTTTATTTGTATTAG
- the hutI gene encoding imidazolonepropionase: MSKLLIKNIKGLVGILENNSAPLKGKELGKLETIEDAFLAVEDGRISMYGKMQDLAGITDWSDLEVIDAEGKYVLPAFCDSHSHLVFAKTREEEFVDRIKGLSYEEIGKKGGGILNSARKLADMSEVQLVEDALKRLELIKSTGTGAIEIKSGYGLSTEAELKMLRVIKTLKEKSDVSIKATFLGAHAFPTEYKDNQDGYVDLLINEMLPKIAAENLAEYIDVFCERNYFTAEQTDRILEAGVKAGLKPKIHVNQFSVMGGISVGVKHNAVSVDHLEELSDEDVAVLKNAKTIATALPSCSFFLSIPYTPIRKLIDNNVACALATDYNPGSTPSGNMLFVNSLACIKMKMTPEEAINATTINGAYAMELGDELGSITVGKKANLIITKTMPSLDYLAYSFGENVVERTILS, translated from the coding sequence ATGAGCAAACTTCTTATCAAAAACATCAAGGGATTAGTTGGGATTTTAGAAAACAATTCAGCACCTCTTAAAGGCAAAGAATTAGGGAAACTAGAGACAATTGAAGATGCATTTTTAGCTGTAGAAGATGGCAGAATCTCAATGTATGGAAAAATGCAAGATTTAGCCGGAATTACAGATTGGAGTGATTTAGAAGTAATTGATGCAGAAGGAAAATACGTGTTACCGGCATTTTGTGATTCGCATTCTCATCTCGTATTTGCGAAAACTCGAGAAGAAGAATTTGTAGATAGAATCAAAGGACTTTCATACGAAGAGATAGGTAAAAAAGGAGGAGGAATATTGAATTCGGCTAGAAAATTGGCCGATATGTCTGAAGTACAATTGGTAGAAGATGCTTTAAAAAGATTAGAACTAATTAAAAGTACCGGAACAGGTGCCATTGAAATAAAAAGTGGATATGGTTTATCTACCGAAGCTGAGTTGAAAATGTTGAGAGTGATTAAAACCCTCAAAGAGAAATCTGATGTAAGTATCAAGGCAACTTTTTTAGGAGCTCATGCTTTTCCTACTGAGTACAAAGACAATCAGGACGGATATGTAGACTTGCTGATCAATGAAATGCTACCAAAAATTGCTGCAGAAAATTTAGCGGAATACATTGATGTTTTTTGCGAACGAAATTACTTCACAGCTGAACAAACAGATCGCATTTTAGAAGCCGGAGTGAAAGCAGGATTAAAACCAAAAATCCACGTTAATCAGTTTTCTGTAATGGGAGGAATTAGCGTTGGAGTTAAACACAATGCAGTTTCAGTTGATCATTTGGAGGAATTATCAGATGAAGATGTAGCCGTTTTAAAAAACGCTAAAACAATTGCAACAGCATTACCAAGTTGCTCATTCTTTTTATCTATTCCGTATACTCCAATAAGAAAGTTAATTGACAACAATGTTGCCTGTGCTTTAGCTACAGATTACAATCCGGGATCTACTCCGAGTGGAAATATGCTTTTTGTTAATTCCTTGGCTTGTATAAAAATGAAAATGACGCCTGAAGAGGCAATCAATGCAACGACAATTAATGGAGCTTATGCCATGGAATTGGGAGATGAACTAGGATCGATAACCGTAGGTAAAAAAGCCAACTTAATTATCACCAAAACAATGCCGTCTTTGGATTATTTGGCCTACTCTTTTGGAGAAAATGTTGTTGAGCGCACTATCTTGTCGTAG